Genomic segment of Arachis hypogaea cultivar Tifrunner chromosome 11, arahy.Tifrunner.gnm2.J5K5, whole genome shotgun sequence:
TGGTCTGCTGTTGCTTACTAATTGAACAACCTGCATTATTCTGAGTAAGCATCTTTATGAATGTTTGTTGTATGTTGAAAGGAACTACTCATTGAAATTTTATGTTCACTTTATAGTATGCTGCATTAGATTATTGACCTTCTGTTATATGCCACTTTCTGATAATAGATTACTTAAACAAGCCTCTGCATCTAGTTTGGCAACTCTTATGTTTCCAGTACTATTTATAGGAGCCAGGAATTGAAGTCTTCTTTGTAGGCTTCTATTATTTTCCCTTTGTTTATCTGTAATTATATAGAAGAAAATTAGAATACATTATTTCCTAATAAGTTCGGCCTCGATGAGGGGCCCTGTTCTTTTTCCTTTGTAAATACATACTCTCTTTAGAGTATACCTGATTTTATCTTTCTTAATAATTGTGTATTCTTTGCATGTCTTATTTACTTAGATATGGATAGAAGTTGGATTTTGAATCCACAGGGCAGTGTAGAATACCAGGAAGGAGTGAAACATTTGTCGGACTTTACATTTGCTAATGCATCGTCTGATGGCATGATAAAGTGTCCTTGTTCTCTATGTGGGTTTCGATATTTTCAAACAAGAGAGGATGCGTACGATCACTTGTTGGTTATATCATGGGGAGAGGCACGTAAAAGAGAGCTCTAACTGTAAACGAGAAGCCAAACGCACTAGATCCCGTGCCTATTGAGTGGTTTTGTGGGAGTTTTGGGGAATGACTTTGAAAATTTTCCCATTTGTGAAGAAAGTTGGAAGACAATGAGAGGGAAAGACCAAGTGTATAACAATATTGTCAAGGTATAATTTTTTAGTTGTGTTTGCACAGAgtcaatttggttttaaattactaacaagtttgatttatttttgtaGGCGAGCTTCCACTTTGAGGAGGATAGTGAAGGCATGATCAAGCAGATGATTGTGAAGAGAATAGGCAAAATTTGGAAGGATACAAGAAGAAAGTTGTTTCACCAATTTTATGATGGAACAAAGACTTTGGAACAGAATATTGCCCAATGCCCAGAAGGAATAGATCCAAGTAATTGGAAATGGTCCCTTGAATACCGCATGAGGGCTGATACACAGGTAAAAGTTATTGAATTGGTATCTAAGTAGATTTATCTATGGCATATTGAGTTGGATTAAATTGTTTTCTTAGTATACTTATATATGATGGCACAATTGGAGAAGTGCAGAAAAAATGCACTCACACAGGCGGTTCAAAAAGCTTAGCAaggtgaagagaagaagaagagataatCAGTCTCAAAGTTGTTTTAGGCTATTTCattgttttcttatttttcatttgtTGGGTTTATAATTGTCTCAATGTCAATATACAGGAACGATTACAGGGGAGACGCATTAGTCGAGGAGAGATTTGGAATAAGGTGCATAAGAGAAAGGATGTCTCTTATATCCATAATAATGTGCAAACCACGCGTGTAAGTATTTTGTTAAAGCTATGTTTTCCTTTAGAATTTAAAAGTGCTACAATTGAACTCTTATATGTGACAGGAAACGATTATGAATATTGCGTGTTTAGATGACTCTTCTAGGGAACTACCACAAAATGATCCAGTTACTCAAGCTCTTGAAAAAAGAACACCCAGGTCGAGTTCATGGTGTGGGTTTCAAGCCATGTTCTACTCAACGCTCTGCTGGTCAAACTGCACAACAGTTGAGTCATGGAGCTCAAATAGAGCTGAATTAGAGTGTACTTGTTGAACTACAGGCAACGATGGCAGCAGAGAAGTTGAAACGGCAGGCCATGGAAAATGTTTTGAGAGGTGAAAACtcaatcaacttcacgtgaagttgatagctgagagctgttaaatgatttgaatgatttgattaaatttttatctaactacTCTCAGTTATTAACTTTACGTAAAATTAACTGCACCTAAGTTTCCACCGTTTTGAGATACCTTATTCAACAGCAAGGAGATGATTTACCATCTGACGTTGCGGCATGGTTGAATTCCTTGGTACGCATCCTGAGTTTAAGAAATGTGCTTAGATTTCGTCTACAATTTATTAGTGTGTTGAATCAAATAGATATATGATTTATCATCAAAACATGAATGTATCTGTATCTATTTTTCAGACATCGGACAAGCGGAGTGCACCGATTTCGTCACCTGTAAGGCCATCTTCTTGTGGCAGTTAAAGGAGTAGCGACAATTTTAGAATTGCTGCAATGAAACAAGACATACAATTCAAATTTGCAGCGGCTAAAGGAAAGTCACAAGTATGTGGCTATTGAAAGCGCCACtaaagatatgcgttgcaagtgcCAATAAAGTGACCCTTGCTAATTGTTTGTCAAGTTAATTTACacgtaattttaatttaacttaatttAGGCACATGCCCACAAAACGTGGTTGAAATTAGTTTCTGAAACTctatatttttacatattttattacttatttaattgtataattttatagaattgatctttatttttatattgtgtGTATACTTGTGTCCGTAAACTTCATTCATATAACAAAATGTTTTCGTCTTGTCTTATAAAAAAAAGCAGCTTAGTGTACAAGGCTCCCTTTGGTTGGATCTGGGAAATGTACACATCTTGGGAAGTTCTGTGGTGCTTACACAAAAAGAATGCATGCGATGCTGTGCTTGGGTGTCGTAATGAGATAAAGACGCGTGTATGGGTTTGGTGATATGGGCCGAAGTAGTGGATTTGAACTCAACCAAAAAAGGGAGGGAGGAAATTGCATCGGACAAAATGAAAGCTAACccaaaagacaaaagaaaaaagaaaagtcgTTCAAAAACATGAGAGGAATAACAAGCTCCATCTCCTCTCTCAAAAAATCTTGAATATTCATGTCTGTATTTTATTtcaaacaatttttaaaataatatccaTTACCAAAGTAGTAAAAAATTAGGGCCTAAAATCAATACATGTTTCGGCCTCATATcaaaatctataacaatatataatctataacaatatataataggaaTAGGGAATTTTGGtatccaattctttttttttcttattttactcctatttttataaactaaaactATGTACTCAGTCATGTTTTGTAAACTCTCCATTAACCGACGAGAGAGTTACGTAACTTCTTCACTTTCAATCATGAAAGGGATTAAAATCAAACTGCTCACTCTCaattataaaaagaattaaaatacttatcttttaataatataaaaattattaccaaaatattttattaatagtattctaaagataattaaaatgtttaataataaatataagcattttaatataagcattttattatttttaaaacacCTGCATAGAGGGTTAACattataatagaaaaatattttattaaacattttgagtaatatttttatataacaggtaatctataacaatat
This window contains:
- the LOC112720045 gene encoding uncharacterized protein, with the protein product MRGKDQVYNNIVKASFHFEEDSEGMIKQMIVKRIGKIWKDTRRKLFHQFYDGTKTLEQNIAQCPEGIDPSNWKWSLEYRMRADTQERLQGRRISRGEIWNKVHKRKDVSYIHNNVQTTRETIMNIACLDDSSRELPQNDPVTQALEKRTPRSSSWCGFQAMFYSTLCWSNCTTVESWSSNRAELECTC